From Phocoena phocoena chromosome 16, mPhoPho1.1, whole genome shotgun sequence, a single genomic window includes:
- the BBIP1 gene encoding BBSome-interacting protein 1 encodes MGIACAPLAPGSTHSDRSGEVRKKLSNNSDMAEMKSMFREVLPKQGQLSVEDITTMVLCKPKLLPLKSLTLEKLEKMQQAAQDTIRQQEMAEKEPPQISH; translated from the exons ATGGGAATAGCTTGCGCCCCCCTTGCCCCAGGGAGTACCCATTCTGACAGGAGTGGCGAAGTTAG GAAGAAACTATCCAACAATTCGGATATGGCAGAAATGAAGTCAATGTTCCGGGAAGTTCTTCCAAAACAAG gGCAGTTGTCTGTAGAAGATATAACCACAATGGTGCTGTGTAAACCCAAACTTTTACCCCTAAAATCTCTGACTCtggaaaaactggagaaaatgcAGCAAGCAGCACAGGATACAATTCGCCAACAGGAAATGGCAGAAAAGGAACCACCGCAAATAAGTCACTGA